One window from the genome of Mangifera indica cultivar Alphonso unplaced genomic scaffold, CATAS_Mindica_2.1 Un_0066, whole genome shotgun sequence encodes:
- the LOC123207224 gene encoding putative disease resistance RPP13-like protein 1 — MTKLPQRLQKSVSGANFQLENSSLQISFLSQKLSHRHRLCNFHMAVEVDYVVDFLLMKLDRLESRVLLYLSRWQGVVSHLDKLRIKLRKIQADLADIYQCQSFEDSKFWLDDLLDWAYNVDDVLDELPTCILESEPMAKGCLSISKARSFIPACFTDSTPNLHMVTKLIDITRQFEKLCGASPLIFPLFNSPNHRGISIPFRKVPHPKSLLTQSGIYGRDEDKEKILEMVLNEESNDFNFSVISIVGMIGIGKTRLVQEVYNDKALEGFNIRAWVNVSSGITIDELHERLLQQITLSSCRSYGLQEMRIALAKAVIGKKMLVCLG, encoded by the coding sequence ATGACTAAGTTACCCCAACGTCTCCAAAAGAGTGTATCCGGTGCCAATTTCCAGCTGGAAAACTCTAGTCTTCAAATCTCCTTTCTATCTCAGAAGCTCTCTCATCGTCATCGTCTTTGCAATTTCCATATGGCTGTGGAAGTGGACTATGTAGTTGATTTTTTGCTAATGAAACTTGACAGACTGGAGTCCAGGGTTTTGCTGTATCTTTCACGTTGGCAAGGGGTAGTTTCACATCTGGACAAGTTGCGAATAAAGTTGAGGAAGATTCAAGCAGACCTCGCCGATATATACCAGTGTCAATCCTTCGAGGATTCGAAATTTTGGCTGGACGATTTACTGGACTGGGCTTATAATGTGGATGACGTACTGGATGAGCTTCCCACTTGTATTTTAGAGAGTGAGCCGATGGCCAAAGGGTGTTTAAGCATTAGCAAGGCGCGTAGCTTTATCCCTGCTTGTTTTACTGATTCGACTCCAAATCTCCATATGGTGACCAAGTTAATAGATATCACTCgccaatttgaaaaattatgcgGTGCTTCACCACTCATCTTTCCGCTGTTTAACTCGCCGAATCATCGAGGGATATCAATTCCTTTTCGGAAAGTACCACACCCTAAATCTTTACTTACACAATCTGGTATTTACGGTCGAGATGAGGATAAAGAAAAGATACTTGAAATGGTGTTAAATGAGGAGTCAAATGATTTCAATTTTAGTGTTATAAGCATTGTTGGGATGATAGGAATTGGCAAAACAAGGCTAGTTCAAGAGGTCTACAACGACAAGGCTTTGGAAGGTTTCAATATCAGAGCATGGGTAAATGTCTCCTCTGGCATCACTATTGACGAACTTCACGAGCGGCTTCTCCAGCAGATCACTTTATCATCCTGCAGGTCTTATGGATTACAAGAAATGCGAATTGCACTGGCAAAAGCtgtaattggaaaaaaaatgcTTGTTTGTCTTGGATGA